Proteins from one Paenibacillus amylolyticus genomic window:
- a CDS encoding PhzF family phenazine biosynthesis protein, translating to MEVEVHTLHAFSDKALGGNPAGVVLQAAHLSESQMQEVARQVGFSETAFVMPSDQADFKVRFFTPSDEVDLCGHATIALFYLMKTQHLVDVGTYTLETLAGILKVVIEVNGEVYLSQTLPEFGEIVDRQQIADSLRISTEDLHAELPVQIVSTGLPDIMIVVKDVDILTKIDPDLQRITEISKAHHAIGYHVFTLESDGMDVLAECRNFAPLYDIPEESATGTSNGAMLCYLYHYNQLTAPHHHTYTIRQGYTMNRPSEIRARLTLDSFNEITQIQVGGTAVHIKNIIIHLP from the coding sequence ATGGAAGTTGAAGTACATACATTACATGCATTTTCGGACAAGGCTCTTGGCGGAAATCCCGCAGGTGTTGTTTTACAAGCAGCGCATTTGTCTGAATCCCAGATGCAGGAGGTTGCCAGACAAGTCGGATTTTCAGAGACTGCGTTTGTTATGCCATCGGATCAGGCTGATTTCAAAGTGCGTTTCTTCACTCCAAGTGATGAAGTTGATCTTTGTGGGCATGCCACGATTGCTTTATTTTATCTAATGAAGACACAACATCTCGTTGATGTTGGTACATATACACTGGAGACACTGGCCGGGATTCTTAAAGTCGTTATCGAAGTCAATGGAGAAGTCTATCTGTCTCAGACGTTGCCGGAGTTTGGGGAGATCGTGGATCGACAACAGATTGCCGATTCGTTACGTATCTCTACGGAGGATTTGCATGCCGAACTTCCTGTACAGATTGTGTCTACCGGGCTGCCCGATATCATGATAGTCGTTAAAGATGTTGATATTCTGACCAAAATCGACCCTGACCTCCAGCGTATCACGGAAATAAGCAAGGCTCATCATGCCATTGGTTATCACGTGTTTACCCTCGAATCGGATGGTATGGACGTGCTGGCAGAATGCCGTAATTTTGCACCGCTATATGATATACCGGAAGAGAGCGCGACAGGCACATCCAATGGTGCCATGCTCTGTTATTTATACCATTACAACCAGCTTACAGCTCCTCACCATCACACGTACACGATCAGACAGGGGTACACCATGAACCGTCCCTCCGAGATCCGAGCCAGACTAACGTTAGACAGCTTCAATGAAATTACTCAGATTCAGGTTGGCGGCACCGCAGTTCATATCAAAAACATCATCATTCACCTCCCTTAA